In one Leptogranulimonas caecicola genomic region, the following are encoded:
- a CDS encoding InlB B-repeat-containing protein translates to MLKNKTALHPIFKRLYAFMVCTLLALIGIVGGGVLKPALGAVDVGANPTPKVDIAVALPSDYQGTFLEFKQELTQKLIAQGMDPGSFRITDTAAKIDTSNTEGWLVYNHNTGSVNIANYFNKDQGKLTNTTCQSFSSHIYNFTEDGKTSMIFAGYPDIAAFDAMIYPAPSNARRTFSFDVNGSAVRTHTLNSTGFMMNVGKNPNGTLTGYYLRLTGTNNAISNAAIYQVSNYNPTNNSVIGGTQVGTASQATNLGPVNKARFTVDLRETSVTVQKQNYDASGNLGTIETLFNGPVALVANGYNGFGPYMQNSSHGCNEFTQFSFLDLEMNYDSSAFDALKTVQYYEGAQQKYFINLVGDSNDPQIPDETDETYSDGINRMNENEIFYLSNAQDGKIVTDSTKDAEGNITHQGLGAKNGYIAMSDDYVTELADYIYTSFIEGKKFDTSQPVTSPIPLANFYMVDASTKTSETPTQIMTIHQRHLLNTNTTFAVNIRDKSKVGQLAGTGEDARIAQWKFTVLDPDNNQVATSGWVDHVSKIPDFVFDKDSKNGKWIFELTVKDQNGNESKASQTYITAFLDDKVPLIEGTNSSKNTATFTFTDTGQGIDDDGITFIEDNRGSGVAAYWITNDENATPTETDWEYFDEVSHTASVDYELDSTQPVVVWVKDECGNLGAKTVFQPTRVQVQDPDGNPIDDYIVIGEKPIIVLPDEDDLDNPDDPEDKFSGWTTPKGEPVTPGTDVPVPEDHTIIIRPSYAKDYANLIYLANGGQIAEGNTAASTSFRVISGNSILQKIEDQKVLPVREGYSFKGWKLVAGDTNAVVDGLVNKEAGTTTATGNQLISPDDQVAKLVKIDESDTTAPAKPENIKKNNYYLVAQWEIGDYTVRLDANGGSLGATRSFEGIKYQANVGALNLPLSGRTIPAKPGYIFQGWSTTKNPMDNTANTFAVAGGVTGITPIAAPTMPAHDITIYAVWKEDKEQFVVHFDSAGGSRVSDQAYKNATATNYIGFKTPTRPGYDFGGWFLVTGDVLGDTAYTGDEAIATKTEHTFRAKWTPRDDTKYTVDYYVNSGNKDANGNYLYTKVNNLDDGTNPTKTYTATTESTQTVPEADKVPEIATGGKSYWYNPDSSHVVVSEDGTQQTVNNNVFTGTVTGNPTLSLKLYYDRYFDVTVEKDPSSDGEGTCESAIKQKEGTTPTVTWAASAGSHVERVIVNGVMRDDLLDAGSYTVEDPLTQDVKVSVVFAKDPVIKPDVPEKPKPPVTVDTHFTISTRVEGTTAQDVVALSPTQSVKNGENAQVTWSIAENSRYTISSVKVDGAEVDIAAGKFDFTGVSSNHDVVVTVTGLPSMGGTEVTTVDKYTVTVNRYGGDSDVETSHTMTVNEGDTVHPMWNALNSKWEIVKIVIDNKDITSELKGQTLQSTGAYRKGVFSKPISANHVVDIYMAEPSDDPDGIPVIPDYTDPNEYVHIKTKIVGAVGAVNGSITGGTTVKKDENASYDVEWSLQATTDNGKELKLGNLQAGNNGFFYATSADGTAIDPDDDNYVCYELEKVVVNGEPVAKNAEGKITVPTNSDKDIEVHVRPVLHTVNIVKYGEGNVSPSKSVYHLGNYKDLNANPAAGSYLMKVVVNGETIYDAVEAGDLVANPASPQQALARGGLFKAAPLYWLGSKGLISHISTELPAQDEEPQEEGVTQPSDEPVSLPEDGSPKSEAQVQEENPAEKGLDSEPKALPEAPAVETAETPEDFADETSLKEEPLKKDPVTTYTDSFDRSSMDRTNVINDHNIEVYFAKQATDEDGNPKTDPDGKPVVDPVPEKTFNVSATITNGEGTVSGNALVNEGGNATLTIAPGEGYIVESVKDADGNVYTPNKDGQITFNNVQADHKLEVALARKPVDNTNKPIPGDINVDPESTFQVSTLVQGGAGTISGAGTVHAGDSRTVTWAPNDENEKVAYVYVDGVSQPDLKDKGTYTFDDIDKNHHITVVFATNTNNIDTDGDGEPDTNIDDDGDGEPDVNVDTDGDGEPDINKDTDDDGKPDTDVDTDGDGKPDTNVDTDGDGKPDTNIVDEDGDGKPDPVDPKDPEGPKKPTTNVDTDGDGKPDVNIDTDDDGKPDVNIVDEDGDGKPDPIDPTKKPAPKPNVNVDTDGDGGPDVNKDTNGDGKPDVNIVDEDGDGKPDPVDPKDPEGPKKPNVNVDTDDDDKPDLNKDTDGDGKPDVNIVDEDGDGKPDPIDPENPPLPNVNIDTNGDGKPELNVDTDGDGKPDLNIVDKDKDGKPDPVDPKQHPAPTPDVNIDTNGDGKPELNVDTDGDGKPDMNIDTDGDGIADTNIDTNGDGKYDWADESHPQHADFLNQNTSVATKVTPSGTRVAPKMGDASIASSLVSLLAAATATTGGIVFVGRKRRNRK, encoded by the coding sequence GTAGCGCTTCCTAGCGACTACCAAGGGACGTTCCTAGAATTCAAACAGGAGCTCACCCAAAAGCTGATAGCCCAAGGAATGGATCCCGGCAGCTTTCGTATTACCGACACTGCCGCCAAGATCGATACCAGCAACACCGAGGGTTGGCTTGTGTACAACCACAATACTGGATCTGTGAATATTGCAAACTATTTCAATAAAGATCAAGGCAAGCTTACAAATACTACCTGTCAATCGTTTAGTAGTCATATCTATAACTTCACTGAAGATGGCAAGACCAGCATGATATTCGCAGGATATCCTGATATTGCCGCATTCGATGCAATGATTTATCCTGCACCTAGCAATGCTCGTCGTACGTTTAGTTTTGACGTCAACGGCTCTGCTGTGAGGACTCACACCCTCAATAGCACTGGCTTCATGATGAATGTGGGCAAGAACCCAAACGGCACCCTCACTGGATATTACCTTCGCCTTACAGGTACCAATAATGCCATCAGCAACGCTGCTATCTATCAGGTGAGTAATTACAACCCAACCAATAATTCGGTGATAGGGGGAACCCAGGTTGGCACTGCCAGTCAGGCAACCAATCTTGGGCCTGTGAACAAGGCACGTTTCACCGTCGACCTTCGCGAAACCAGTGTGACGGTACAAAAGCAGAACTACGACGCATCAGGTAATCTGGGAACTATCGAAACACTATTCAATGGCCCTGTAGCTCTTGTAGCCAACGGTTACAACGGTTTTGGCCCCTATATGCAAAACAGTAGCCATGGTTGTAATGAGTTTACTCAGTTCTCCTTCCTGGACCTTGAAATGAACTATGACTCCAGCGCCTTCGACGCGCTGAAGACCGTTCAGTACTATGAGGGAGCCCAGCAAAAGTACTTTATCAACTTGGTGGGCGACTCCAATGATCCTCAGATTCCCGATGAGACAGACGAGACTTATTCAGACGGTATCAACCGTATGAATGAAAATGAGATCTTCTATCTCTCTAACGCTCAAGACGGCAAGATTGTCACGGACTCAACGAAAGATGCCGAGGGCAATATCACCCATCAAGGCTTGGGCGCAAAGAACGGTTATATTGCAATGTCTGACGACTATGTAACCGAGCTTGCTGACTATATCTACACCAGCTTCATTGAGGGTAAGAAATTTGACACCTCACAGCCTGTCACCTCTCCAATACCTTTGGCGAACTTCTATATGGTGGACGCTTCTACTAAAACGTCGGAGACACCTACTCAGATCATGACTATCCATCAGCGCCATCTGCTGAACACCAATACGACATTTGCGGTGAATATTCGTGACAAGTCAAAGGTGGGGCAGCTGGCTGGTACTGGTGAAGATGCACGCATTGCCCAATGGAAGTTCACGGTGCTGGATCCTGACAACAACCAGGTTGCCACTAGCGGTTGGGTCGACCACGTCTCAAAGATTCCTGACTTTGTTTTCGACAAGGACAGCAAGAACGGTAAATGGATCTTCGAGCTTACGGTCAAAGACCAGAATGGTAATGAATCCAAGGCTTCTCAGACCTATATCACTGCATTCCTCGACGATAAGGTTCCTCTTATCGAGGGAACTAACTCCTCGAAGAACACCGCCACCTTTACCTTTACCGACACTGGTCAGGGTATCGACGATGACGGCATTACCTTCATCGAGGATAACCGTGGCTCTGGTGTTGCTGCCTATTGGATCACTAACGATGAGAATGCCACTCCAACCGAGACCGACTGGGAGTATTTTGACGAGGTGTCTCACACTGCCTCTGTAGACTATGAGCTCGACAGCACTCAGCCTGTCGTGGTGTGGGTGAAGGACGAATGCGGCAACCTTGGAGCTAAAACTGTATTCCAACCCACCCGCGTACAGGTTCAAGACCCGGACGGTAATCCCATCGATGACTATATCGTTATTGGCGAGAAGCCTATAATCGTGCTGCCTGATGAGGATGATCTCGACAATCCCGACGACCCTGAAGACAAGTTCAGTGGCTGGACCACCCCTAAAGGCGAGCCTGTGACTCCCGGCACCGACGTTCCTGTGCCGGAGGACCATACCATCATCATTCGTCCCAGTTATGCCAAGGACTATGCGAACCTCATCTACCTGGCGAACGGGGGACAAATCGCAGAAGGCAATACTGCGGCCTCCACTTCGTTCCGGGTGATCTCCGGCAATTCGATTCTGCAAAAGATTGAGGACCAAAAGGTGCTCCCGGTGCGCGAGGGCTACTCCTTCAAAGGCTGGAAGCTTGTGGCCGGTGATACCAATGCGGTGGTTGACGGCCTTGTGAATAAAGAGGCCGGCACTACTACCGCTACGGGAAACCAACTCATTTCCCCCGACGATCAGGTGGCCAAGCTCGTAAAAATCGATGAGAGCGACACCACCGCCCCGGCGAAGCCGGAGAACATCAAGAAGAACAATTACTACCTCGTCGCCCAGTGGGAGATCGGCGACTACACGGTGCGCCTTGATGCCAATGGTGGCTCTTTGGGTGCCACCCGTTCTTTCGAAGGCATCAAATATCAAGCCAACGTCGGTGCTCTAAACCTTCCGTTGAGCGGCCGCACCATTCCCGCAAAGCCCGGCTATATCTTCCAGGGTTGGTCTACCACCAAGAACCCCATGGACAACACGGCCAACACCTTCGCCGTCGCCGGCGGCGTCACAGGGATCACCCCAATCGCAGCTCCTACCATGCCTGCTCACGACATCACGATTTACGCAGTGTGGAAGGAAGACAAAGAGCAGTTTGTCGTGCACTTTGACTCCGCCGGCGGGTCGCGAGTCTCTGACCAGGCCTATAAGAACGCCACTGCGACAAACTATATCGGGTTCAAGACCCCCACGCGCCCCGGCTATGACTTTGGCGGCTGGTTCCTGGTCACCGGAGACGTGTTAGGTGACACTGCCTATACGGGCGATGAGGCCATTGCTACCAAGACAGAGCATACGTTCCGTGCCAAGTGGACTCCGCGAGACGACACTAAGTACACCGTCGATTACTACGTGAACTCCGGCAACAAGGATGCCAACGGCAATTATCTCTACACCAAGGTGAATAACCTCGACGATGGCACCAATCCCACCAAGACCTATACCGCTACCACCGAGAGCACCCAAACGGTGCCAGAGGCTGACAAAGTCCCAGAGATCGCCACTGGCGGCAAGAGCTATTGGTACAACCCTGACAGCTCCCATGTGGTAGTGAGTGAGGATGGCACCCAACAGACCGTCAACAACAATGTCTTCACGGGTACGGTAACCGGTAATCCCACGCTTTCTCTCAAGCTTTACTACGATCGTTACTTTGACGTGACAGTCGAAAAAGATCCTTCCAGCGACGGCGAAGGCACCTGTGAGAGCGCCATCAAGCAAAAAGAAGGCACAACGCCAACCGTGACCTGGGCTGCAAGCGCAGGGTCTCACGTCGAGCGCGTCATTGTGAATGGTGTCATGCGCGATGATCTTCTGGATGCTGGCAGCTATACCGTGGAAGATCCTCTAACCCAAGACGTCAAGGTTTCCGTGGTCTTTGCCAAGGACCCTGTCATCAAACCGGATGTTCCCGAGAAGCCCAAGCCTCCGGTAACGGTCGACACCCATTTCACCATCTCTACCAGGGTCGAGGGCACCACTGCGCAAGACGTGGTGGCGCTCAGCCCCACCCAGTCGGTGAAGAACGGCGAGAACGCGCAGGTTACCTGGTCTATCGCTGAGAATTCCCGCTATACCATCTCTTCCGTCAAGGTTGACGGCGCAGAGGTCGATATCGCCGCTGGCAAGTTCGACTTCACCGGCGTGTCTTCCAACCACGACGTGGTGGTGACCGTCACCGGCCTGCCTTCTATGGGCGGCACTGAGGTGACTACCGTCGACAAGTACACCGTCACGGTGAACCGTTATGGCGGCGACAGCGACGTGGAGACCTCCCACACCATGACTGTCAACGAGGGCGACACTGTGCATCCCATGTGGAACGCCCTCAACAGCAAATGGGAGATCGTAAAGATCGTCATCGACAACAAAGACATCACCTCAGAGCTCAAGGGCCAGACGCTTCAGAGCACTGGGGCTTACCGCAAGGGGGTCTTCAGCAAGCCTATCTCTGCGAACCATGTGGTTGATATCTATATGGCAGAACCTTCTGACGATCCTGATGGCATTCCTGTGATCCCTGACTACACCGATCCAAACGAGTATGTGCACATCAAGACCAAGATCGTAGGCGCCGTAGGCGCAGTGAATGGTTCCATCACTGGCGGAACTACGGTAAAGAAGGATGAGAATGCCAGTTATGACGTGGAATGGAGCCTCCAGGCTACGACAGACAACGGCAAAGAGCTCAAGTTGGGCAACCTGCAGGCAGGCAACAACGGGTTCTTCTATGCCACCAGTGCCGACGGCACGGCTATCGACCCCGATGATGACAATTACGTGTGCTATGAACTTGAGAAGGTGGTGGTAAACGGCGAGCCTGTGGCCAAAAATGCCGAAGGCAAAATCACTGTTCCTACCAACAGTGACAAAGACATAGAGGTCCATGTGCGCCCAGTGCTCCACACTGTCAATATCGTGAAGTACGGCGAGGGCAATGTGTCTCCTTCGAAATCCGTCTATCACCTAGGCAACTACAAAGACCTCAATGCAAATCCTGCTGCTGGTTCCTACCTCATGAAGGTAGTGGTGAACGGTGAGACTATCTATGACGCCGTTGAGGCTGGGGATCTAGTGGCCAACCCGGCATCTCCTCAGCAGGCGCTTGCGCGCGGAGGCCTCTTTAAGGCAGCCCCGCTTTACTGGCTGGGCTCCAAGGGATTGATCTCCCATATCTCCACTGAGCTTCCTGCGCAGGATGAAGAGCCGCAGGAAGAGGGCGTCACCCAGCCTAGCGATGAGCCTGTGAGCCTGCCTGAAGATGGCTCTCCCAAGTCAGAGGCCCAGGTTCAAGAAGAGAATCCGGCCGAGAAAGGCCTCGACTCCGAGCCCAAGGCTTTGCCTGAGGCCCCTGCAGTAGAGACTGCTGAGACTCCAGAGGATTTCGCGGACGAAACCTCTCTTAAAGAGGAGCCCCTGAAGAAGGATCCTGTGACAACCTATACAGACTCCTTCGATCGCAGCTCCATGGATCGCACCAACGTGATCAACGACCACAATATCGAGGTCTACTTCGCTAAGCAGGCCACCGACGAGGATGGAAACCCCAAGACCGATCCTGATGGCAAACCAGTGGTCGACCCAGTGCCCGAGAAGACCTTCAACGTCTCTGCCACCATCACCAACGGCGAAGGCACCGTGTCTGGCAACGCGCTGGTGAACGAGGGTGGGAATGCCACTTTGACCATTGCTCCGGGCGAAGGTTACATAGTTGAGTCTGTGAAGGATGCCGACGGCAATGTCTATACGCCCAACAAAGACGGTCAAATCACCTTCAACAACGTTCAGGCAGACCATAAACTCGAGGTGGCGCTTGCCCGCAAGCCTGTGGACAACACCAACAAGCCCATTCCCGGCGATATCAATGTGGATCCTGAGAGCACATTCCAGGTAAGCACTTTGGTACAGGGTGGCGCTGGCACCATCTCAGGCGCAGGTACCGTTCATGCAGGCGACAGCCGCACGGTAACTTGGGCCCCCAACGATGAGAACGAGAAGGTTGCCTACGTTTACGTAGACGGTGTTTCTCAGCCGGATCTCAAGGACAAGGGCACCTACACCTTCGATGACATCGACAAGAACCATCACATCACCGTGGTGTTTGCCACAAACACCAACAACATCGATACCGACGGCGACGGCGAGCCCGATACTAACATCGATGACGACGGCGACGGCGAACCCGATGTGAACGTGGACACCGACGGCGACGGCGAGCCTGACATCAATAAGGACACCGATGACGACGGCAAGCCCGACACTGACGTGGACACTGACGGTGACGGCAAACCTGATACCAACGTGGACACTGACGGTGACGGCAAACCTGATACCAACATCGTTGACGAGGACGGCGACGGCAAACCTGATCCAGTGGATCCCAAGGATCCCGAGGGTCCCAAGAAGCCCACTACCAATGTGGATACTGACGGCGACGGCAAACCCGACGTGAACATCGATACCGATGACGACGGCAAGCCCGACGTGAACATCGTTGACGAGGACGGCGACGGTAAGCCCGACCCCATCGACCCCACCAAGAAGCCCGCACCCAAACCCAATGTCAACGTAGACACCGACGGCGACGGAGGGCCTGATGTCAATAAGGACACCAACGGCGACGGCAAACCCGACGTGAACATCGTGGACGAGGACGGCGACGGCAAACCTGATCCAGTGGATCCCAAGGATCCCGAGGGTCCCAAGAAACCCAATGTCAACGTAGACACCGATGATGACGACAAGCCTGACCTGAATAAGGACACCGACGGCGACGGCAAACCCGACGTGAACATCGTGGACGAGGACGGCGACGGCAAACCCGACCCCATCGATCCAGAGAATCCACCACTGCCTAACGTCAACATCGACACCAACGGCGACGGCAAACCTGAACTCAACGTGGATACTGACGGCGACGGCAAGCCAGACCTCAATATTGTTGATAAGGACAAGGACGGCAAGCCCGATCCAGTGGATCCCAAACAGCATCCCGCGCCTACGCCTGATGTGAACATCGACACCAACGGCGACGGCAAGCCTGAGCTCAATGTGGATACTGACGGCGATGGCAAGCCTGATATGAACATTGATACCGATGGCGACGGTATTGCTGATACCAATATCGATACCAATGGCGATGGTAAGTACGACTGGGCTGACGAGTCTCACCCTCAGCACGCCGACTTCCTCAACCAGAACACCAGTGTTGCCACCAAGGTGACTCCTTCTGGCACCCGCGTGGCTCCCAAGATGGGCGACGCCTCCATCGCCTCCAGCCTGGTAAGTCTTCTGGCGGCAGCCACAGCCACCACCGGCGGCATTGTCTTTGTGGGTCGCAAGCGCCGCAATCGCAAGTAA